The sequence CGACCCTGAGCGCCGACATGGCGACGCAGCCGAGCACGCTGAACAGGTAGATCAGCACCAGCGGGGTCAGGACACGGGTCTCAAGCCGGTCGGCCCGCATGCTGGCGGCCAGCCGTCGCACGGCCCATATCGCGGCCGGCACGCCGTACACAAAGGCGGTCGCCAGCAGCAGCTGGGGGCTGGACAGGAGCCCGGACCGCCACACGCCCAGCAGCCCGAGCCCGACCAGGCCGGCCGTCGCCGACCACACCAGGCGCGATCCCCTGGCCGTCCGCTCCGGCTGGCTGCCGGTCCAGATCATATCGCTCCAGCGCCGGCCGATGGCGTCCATACTGCCGAGCTGGCTGGAGAACAACACCCAGAAGCCGCACACCAGGGTGAGATACCAGAAGACGGCGCCATAGCGGCTGGCAATGCCCTCGGCCTGAAACGCCGCCGCCTGCCACTGGCCCAGACTCCGGCTCGGATCGATGAACTCAACGGCCAGGATAGCCGGCAGGGCAATGCCCAGCATGGCCCCTCCGCCCCAGATCAGAGCCTGGTCGAACAGAATGTACTTCCACCACTCCCGAAAGCGACGCAGGCTGTCTGGGGTGACCGGAAAGACCATGCCCAGGTGCGACAGGCTGATCTCTTTGCCGCCGACCGCAGACGGAATGGCGCCGACCAGAGAGCCCATGCCCCAGCCTTTGTCGCGGACATAATTGCTGATCGCCGCGTTGCCCAAACCGCCCGCCCCGGCAAAGGCGGCAAAGCCGGCAATCAGCGCCCAGTCGAGGGCCTGTCCGTCGGGGAAGTAGCCGAAGTTGACAAAACCGGCCAAGACCAAGCCCCACGACCGGCCGCTGACCATAAAAAGGTCAACAAACAGCAGATAGCTGAAGATCCACACGACCATGAAGGTGATCGTCACCTGGAGCATGGTGTAGACCTTGCCGCCAAACAGCACCAGGCCGGCGCACACGGCAAAAATCGCGTAGGCACAGGCGGTGACCAGAACGGCGTCAGCCTGGCTCGGCATGACGTAGGCGTCGTGCTGCACGCTCAGGATGCCGGCGGCGACTGCGGTGGCGGCATTGGTGGCCAGGCCCGGCCACAGCACGCCGGCGTCCAGGCTCAGATACCACATGCTGTACCACTTGCTACCGGGCCAGCAGCGCATATAGCCGGTGAAGATCGGCTCACCGGTGGCCAGGGCGTAGCGGGCGACCTCCTGGTTCAGACACGACTGGAGGACGACCGAAACCGTGGCGATCCACAGCATGCTGCCGGCGTATTTGGCGGTCAGGGCCGGGCCGAGCAGCCACTCGCCGCTGCCGATGGCGGCCCCGACCAGGATGACCCCGGGCCCGATTTCGCGTAGGGCATTGCGGACGCTGAAGCGCGGCGGGGCGGGCAGCTCGCCGACGTTCCAGGCCGGCAGACGGCCCGGGTCGGGAAATGCCTGGCTGTCGCGGCGGCTAGGCAAACTCCGGCATCACTTCCTGGGCGAAGACCTCCAGCCCATGCTTGGCCCGGGCCGGATCCCGCGCCCCGGCGTGCATGTAGAAGGCTACCTGCTCAATGCCGAACTCGTCCCGTAGCTCCCCCAGCCGCCGCCGGCAGTCTTGCGGGTTGCCGACAATCGCCCGCTCCTCCAGATTGTCGGGCAGGGATTGCATCAGCTCGAGGAAGGCCCGGAGCGGATCGCCCGAGCGCAGCTGGGCCATCGCCTCGGGCGGCGCAAATGACGAGACCAAGTCAATATAATTGCGGGTACACTCTTTGGCCTCGGCCAGGGCCCGCTGTCGGTCGTGATCGACAAACAGGAAAAAGATAAAGGTTTCCTGCTGCCCGGTGTGGCCGTGCTCTTTGAGCAGCGCCCGGTAGCGCTCGACCCGACGCCGCACCTCGGGGTGGGGCGCGGACAGCCACGGCACGACAAAGGCGTTGTCGCCCAGCCGCCCGGCGGTTTCAAACGATTCCAGGCTGAGCGTACCGCGATAGATCGGCGGATGAGGTTTCTGGGCCGGCTTGGGCGACACCGACAGTTCCGGTACCTGCCAGAACTGGCCCTGGTAGGAAAAACTGTCCTGGGTCCAGGCCCGGCGGATAATCTCCAGAGCCTCTTCGTAGCGCGCCTGACTCTCCTGGGGCGGAATGCAGAAACCCTCAAAATGCTTGGGAATGATTCCGCGTCCCGCCCCGAAGTCGAGCCGGCCGTTGCTCAGAATGTCGAGCATGGCGAAGTCCTCGGCCTTGCGCAGCGGGTTCTCGAACGGCAGCAGGCTGATGGCGGTGCCCAGCCGCAGGGTCGTGGTCTCGCGGGCCAGGGCGGTCAGAAACAGCTGGGGGCTGGGACAGATGCCGAAGGAGTAGAAGTGTTCCTCGCCCAGCCAGACCGAGTCAAAGCCGAGCTGTTCGGAGCGGATGACGAGGTCGAGGGTGTCCTGATAATAGCGACCCTCGTCCTGGCGATCCTGGAAAAAGTCGAACAGGGAAAACAGTCCGAATTTCATGATGCTTCCTCGTGTTGCGCGTTGCGGCCTAGAACATGCCCGAAATCCTGCCGGTCGCATCCATCTTCATGCCCAAGGCGGCCGGCTTGGCGGCCAGGCCCGGCATGGTCAGCATGTCTCCGGTCAGCGGCACGCAGAAACCCGCCCCGGCCGACAGCCGAATCTCACGTACCGACAGGGTGAAGTCGCGCGGCCGGCCGTAGCGCTTGGGGTCGTCGGACAGCGACATCTGGGTTTTGGCCATGCAGACCGGAAAATGGCTGTAGCCGAGGTCGTCGATACGTCTGAGATCGGTCCGGGCGCGCGGTAGCAGGCTGATGTCGGCGGCGCCATAGATCTTCTGGGCGATGGCGCGAATCTTGTCCTCAATCGGCATGTCCGAGGGGTACAGAAAGCGCGGCGGCGGTGGGTCGTCCTGACACGCCTCGACAATCGCCTCGGCCAGGGCCAGGCCGCCCTCGCCGCCCTGACCGAACACGTCGATGACCGTGGCCGGCACGCCCAGGGCCTGGCACTCGTCTACGATGAGCTGGAGTTCGTCCGGGCTGTCGGCCGCAAAGCGGTTGACCGCAATGAGCGGTTGCAGGCCATAGGTGCGGATGCTCTCGGCGTGCTTGGCCAGATTGTCCATGCCCGCCTTGAGGCTGGTCAGGTCTGGTTTGGTGACCTCGGCAACGGGCGTGCCGCCGTGCATTTTCAGCGCTTTGGCGGTGGCTACCAGCACCACCGCCGACGGCCAGATGTTGGCCTCGCGGCACTTGATATCCAGAAACTTCTCGCCGCCCAGATCGAAGCCGAAACCGGCCTCGGTGACCACATAGTCGGCGTAGCTGAGGGCCAAGCGGGTTGCCAGCACGCTGTTGCAGCCGTGGGCAATGTTGGCGAACGGTCCGCCGTGGACAAAGGCCGGCACGCCTTCGACGGTCTGGACCAGATTCGGTTTCAGGGCGTCCCTGAGGATGATGGCCATGGCGTCAGGCGCCTGAACGTCGCGGGCCAGGACCGGCTGGCGCCCGCGGGTAAAGCCGACCACAATCCGCGACAGGCGTTCGAGCAGATCGGCCGGGCCGCTGCTCAGCGACAGAATGGCCATGATCTCAGACGCGGCGGTGATATCAAAGCCGTCCTCGCGCGGCACGCCCATCAGCCGGCCGCCCAGACCCAGGACGATCTGACGCAGCGCCCGGTCGTTCATGTCCATAACCCGCCGCCAGCGAATCTGACGCACGTCGCAGTCGGTCTGGCCGTGAAACAGGGCGTTGTCGAGCATGGCGGCTAACAGGTTGTGGGCTGAGCTGACGGCGTGGATGTCGCCGGTGAAGTGCAGGTTGATGTCCTCCATCGGCAGGACCTGTGAGCGGCCGCCGCCACAGCCGCCGCCTTTGACGCCGAACACCGGTCCCATCGACGGCTCGCGGACGGCGACAGCGGCGTTTTTGCCCAGCCGCGCCAGGGCTTGGCCGAGGCCGATGGTGGTGGTGGTCTTTCCCTCACCCGCCGGGGTTGGGGTAATGGCGGAAACAAGAATGAGTTTGCCCTGGGGACGGGCGGCTGCGTCCGACAGCGCTTCGAGTCCGACCTTGGCTTTGACCCGACCGTAGAGTTCAAGGTGTTCAGGGGGAAGGGATAAGCGGGCCGCGATCTCCTCAATCGGTTTGAGGCTCACGGCTTGGGCCACCGCCAGATTCTGCTCACGGCTCATACGGCTGATTCCTTTCAAAAACGGACGCTGATGACCCCCCGAGCCGGAAGACTTCCCCGTCCGCCTGTCTGGTCTCTGCTGCCGGATTGTTCACCCGGAGGCAAAGGCTTGTCAAGCAGGCAGCGCGTGATATACACAGGGCCGCCTGCACGGCAGCCCACGGAATTCGGAGGAAGCATGGCAGCGGCACGGGGCGACTCGCATCGCGTACGGAATCTGGCGCTCAGCCTGGTCGTCAGCGGCGGTTTTCTGTACCTGGCCTTTCGGAATGTCGAACTCGACGAGCTGGGCCAGGCCCTGGCCCGGGTGGATGGCGGCTGGCTGCTGGTGGCGGTGATTGTCAGCCTGCTGATCATGGTGTTCCGCGCCTGGCGCTGGCAACTGGAACTCCGCCCCCTCGAACATGTACCGGTCGGTCGGCTGTGGGTCGTGACCTCGGTCGCCTATATGGCCATCAATCTGCTGCCGGTCCGCCTGGGCGAGATCGTCCGGCCCTGGCTGCTGTCGCGCCGCTCGGGCGTGTCATTCTCGAATGTGATCGGCAATCTGGTGGTCGAGAAGATGATGGATTCGATTTGCATCGTCTTGTATATGCTGGCCGGCCTGCTGTTTATTGAAAGCCTGCCCGTCTGGGTCCGCCAAGGCGCTCTGGTCCCGGCCACGATTGCCGGCGTCTTCGTGTCCGTGGTCGTGCTGTTCTGGTGGAAGGGTGAGGCGTTCATTGATCGCTGGGTCCTCCGCCTGCTGCCGGCACGCTTTGGCGGTCGGGTCAAAAGCATTCTGGCTGCGGTGACTGCCGGGATGCGGATTCTGCCCAATCCCGGCCTACTGCTAGCGGTGTTTGTGGTCTCGCTGGCGCTGTGGTTTCTGCCGATTGTGTCGAGCTATATCATGATCCGCGCCTTCGATCTGAACGCCCCGTTCAGCGCTGCCCTGGTGGTGTTCATTTTCATCGGCTTTGGCACGGCGCTGCCCAATCTGCCGGGCATGATCGGCCCCTATCAATACGCCTGCCAGCTGGCGTTGGGGCTGTTCGGGGTCAGTCAGGTAGACGGGCTGGCCTATGGTATAGTGCTGAACGCCGTCCAGTTCCTGACCCTGGTGGCCCAGGGTCTGTGCGCCCTGCCGATTGCCGGTGTCCGTTTTGCCGATATTCGCAAGGCCGGTGATGAGGTGAAGCTGGAAGGCGCACCGGCCAGCTAGTCCCGGCGCGGCCCAAGGCGCCGAGCGTGCAGGAAAAAGCGCAGCCGCAGACCCATCGCCAGCAGCAGATAGACCAGCCACAGGCCGAGCAGGCCCTGCGTGGCGAGCTCGGGCAGGAGCTGCTGGCCGGTGGCCGTATGCAGCCCCAGCACGCCGGTGCCGATGAAATTGAGAATTCCGGCCCAGTGACCGATCGGGTTGGACACCAGGACAACGCTCGTATCGCGGTCTGACAGCAGCCAGGAGTCCAACACGTACTGGCCGAAGGCCACGGCCACGGCTGTCGGAATCCACCACGGGACCGTCCCCAGGTGAACCAGATAGCCGAGCGTGACCAGCAGGAAGCTGATATCGGCCAGGTTATCGAAGATTTTTCCCCGCCCGGAACTCAGACCCAGCGTCCGGGCAACCGGCCCGTCGTAATAGTCGCTGGCGCAGATCAGGAGGAACAGCCCGGTCACCAGCCCGGCGTTCAGCAGGCTTGGCCGCCGCCAGCCGGTGTCGATGGCGTACACAAAGAGCGGGGTCAGGACGAGCCGCAGGCCGGTCAGCACGTGGGCAAAATTAAACGGCCGCCGGTCAGGCAAAAAGAGCGCTTTTCTGTTGACAGACTGCTCTGTCGTCATAGCTCCCAGTGTAGAGGGAAAAAGGCCGAAACGGAACCGAGGCGACACCTGCATCGCGCGTCTGGCAGGCTGGAGGCCTGTGCTCCGGAGCCTGCGCCATTTTCCCCAGGCTTCACACGATCCGAAAAAAGATGCTATAGCCGGATGTCTGCGGCCTATTCGGGAAAGATAGAGAGTAGGCCGCGCGGGTTGATGGAGATGAGGAGGAGCGGATGTGGCGAAAGGAAACCTGCGCCTATCAGTGTCAGGAGTGTGAGGAATCATTCCCCAGTATTCCTCAAGGAAACTGTCCTTACTGTGGCTCGGAAGCCATACTCACATTAGGCTGGGATCGGGTGTCCTCGGATGAACGGGGCAACTGGCTTAACCGTATTCGGGGTCGGTCGCGCCAAGCCTCCCGGGACGCGGACGCACTTGCATCGCGACGGCGTTGACGGCCGTCAAGTGCCGGAGCCCCCGCATATCTTCAAGGGCGGCCGGGAAGGGAGGTGACCATGCCTTCCGAGCGGCGAGTTCGTCTATTTCGGGATGGCCGTAGCCAGGCGTTGCGTATTCCGCGAGAGTTCGAGCTGGAGAGCGATGAGGTCATCATCCACAAGGAAGGAGACCGTTTGATCGTCGAGCCTGTCAGAAAAGGTCGGTTGCTGGACTTGCTCGCAACCTCGGAGCCGCTTGACGAAACTTTTCCAGATGTGGATGAAGCACTCCCCCTGCTGGATGATACGGAGCTTTGATTCTGATGCCGGGTCCCCGCTACCTCTTGGATACCAGTATCCTCTGAAGATATGGTCCCGGTTCCTATTGAGCCGGCTATTGCTCCGGTTGAGTGGGAACCGTGATGGCGGGCGGCATCTCTATGCGGTTGCCACCCTCTTCGACGGTGAGGACGGTGATATCGAAGGTCAACTCCTGGCCGGCCAGGGGGTGATTCGTATCAATCGTGGCGTTGGTGTCGTCAAGCGCGGTGATCTTGGCAAACCGCATCTGCCCGTCCGGCCCCACACCCTGGAGTTGGGCGCCGACCTTACGCGCCTGCTCCGGGATTCTGTCCAGCGGCACCTGCTGGGTGCGGCCGGGGTCAACCTCGCCGTAGCCGTCCTGGGGAGACACCA comes from Desulfurellaceae bacterium and encodes:
- a CDS encoding Nramp family divalent metal transporter, translated to MPSRRDSQAFPDPGRLPAWNVGELPAPPRFSVRNALREIGPGVILVGAAIGSGEWLLGPALTAKYAGSMLWIATVSVVLQSCLNQEVARYALATGEPIFTGYMRCWPGSKWYSMWYLSLDAGVLWPGLATNAATAVAAGILSVQHDAYVMPSQADAVLVTACAYAIFAVCAGLVLFGGKVYTMLQVTITFMVVWIFSYLLFVDLFMVSGRSWGLVLAGFVNFGYFPDGQALDWALIAGFAAFAGAGGLGNAAISNYVRDKGWGMGSLVGAIPSAVGGKEISLSHLGMVFPVTPDSLRRFREWWKYILFDQALIWGGGAMLGIALPAILAVEFIDPSRSLGQWQAAAFQAEGIASRYGAVFWYLTLVCGFWVLFSSQLGSMDAIGRRWSDMIWTGSQPERTARGSRLVWSATAGLVGLGLLGVWRSGLLSSPQLLLATAFVYGVPAAIWAVRRLAASMRADRLETRVLTPLVLIYLFSVLGCVAMSALRVGQTAGADGMWVEWRTTVSVFVFGTAWLVGSAFILARHMPPHNVYKIYYLIIGMYVTWCSIAMQIARPLTMILIMSNIAGFLLAVSALHTLYVNRRFLPPALQPRWWKQLALLGCSGWYFFMSFMALDARLDAQLGWSLRGDLLP
- a CDS encoding LLM class flavin-dependent oxidoreductase, with protein sequence MKFGLFSLFDFFQDRQDEGRYYQDTLDLVIRSEQLGFDSVWLGEEHFYSFGICPSPQLFLTALARETTTLRLGTAISLLPFENPLRKAEDFAMLDILSNGRLDFGAGRGIIPKHFEGFCIPPQESQARYEEALEIIRRAWTQDSFSYQGQFWQVPELSVSPKPAQKPHPPIYRGTLSLESFETAGRLGDNAFVVPWLSAPHPEVRRRVERYRALLKEHGHTGQQETFIFFLFVDHDRQRALAEAKECTRNYIDLVSSFAPPEAMAQLRSGDPLRAFLELMQSLPDNLEERAIVGNPQDCRRRLGELRDEFGIEQVAFYMHAGARDPARAKHGLEVFAQEVMPEFA
- a CDS encoding formate--tetrahydrofolate ligase; this translates as MSREQNLAVAQAVSLKPIEEIAARLSLPPEHLELYGRVKAKVGLEALSDAAARPQGKLILVSAITPTPAGEGKTTTTIGLGQALARLGKNAAVAVREPSMGPVFGVKGGGCGGGRSQVLPMEDINLHFTGDIHAVSSAHNLLAAMLDNALFHGQTDCDVRQIRWRRVMDMNDRALRQIVLGLGGRLMGVPREDGFDITAASEIMAILSLSSGPADLLERLSRIVVGFTRGRQPVLARDVQAPDAMAIILRDALKPNLVQTVEGVPAFVHGGPFANIAHGCNSVLATRLALSYADYVVTEAGFGFDLGGEKFLDIKCREANIWPSAVVLVATAKALKMHGGTPVAEVTKPDLTSLKAGMDNLAKHAESIRTYGLQPLIAVNRFAADSPDELQLIVDECQALGVPATVIDVFGQGGEGGLALAEAIVEACQDDPPPPRFLYPSDMPIEDKIRAIAQKIYGAADISLLPRARTDLRRIDDLGYSHFPVCMAKTQMSLSDDPKRYGRPRDFTLSVREIRLSAGAGFCVPLTGDMLTMPGLAAKPAALGMKMDATGRISGMF
- a CDS encoding flippase-like domain-containing protein, with translation MAAARGDSHRVRNLALSLVVSGGFLYLAFRNVELDELGQALARVDGGWLLVAVIVSLLIMVFRAWRWQLELRPLEHVPVGRLWVVTSVAYMAINLLPVRLGEIVRPWLLSRRSGVSFSNVIGNLVVEKMMDSICIVLYMLAGLLFIESLPVWVRQGALVPATIAGVFVSVVVLFWWKGEAFIDRWVLRLLPARFGGRVKSILAAVTAGMRILPNPGLLLAVFVVSLALWFLPIVSSYIMIRAFDLNAPFSAALVVFIFIGFGTALPNLPGMIGPYQYACQLALGLFGVSQVDGLAYGIVLNAVQFLTLVAQGLCALPIAGVRFADIRKAGDEVKLEGAPAS
- a CDS encoding CDP-alcohol phosphatidyltransferase family protein, encoding MTTEQSVNRKALFLPDRRPFNFAHVLTGLRLVLTPLFVYAIDTGWRRPSLLNAGLVTGLFLLICASDYYDGPVARTLGLSSGRGKIFDNLADISFLLVTLGYLVHLGTVPWWIPTAVAVAFGQYVLDSWLLSDRDTSVVLVSNPIGHWAGILNFIGTGVLGLHTATGQQLLPELATQGLLGLWLVYLLLAMGLRLRFFLHARRLGPRRD
- a CDS encoding AbrB/MazE/SpoVT family DNA-binding domain-containing protein; this encodes MPSERRVRLFRDGRSQALRIPREFELESDEVIIHKEGDRLIVEPVRKGRLLDLLATSEPLDETFPDVDEALPLLDDTEL
- a CDS encoding peptidylprolyl isomerase, encoding MTRPIWSMSALVMALLIGSWSAWAEDQAAEAMTIADGRQVSLEYTLTLGDGSQAGTNVGQEPLVYIHGRGELVSGLEQGLLGLKVGDTKKVVVSPQDGYGEVDPGRTQQVPLDRIPEQARKVGAQLQGVGPDGQMRFAKITALDDTNATIDTNHPLAGQELTFDITVLTVEEGGNRIEMPPAITVPTQPEQ